In Streptomyces capitiformicae, one genomic interval encodes:
- a CDS encoding IucA/IucC family protein, giving the protein MTAVATAVAPETTDTAEAELLTRVLGALLREDVVGLRSRSTLVERPDGPWLCLPVDGDDALLLPVTEDGFQSAYAARLPLLLRESDGTHLTTCDTVLAELRALADPVDRDGFDAFTEECRQTLATMRLHDATGRDVADGLIALYGPDLADWTGLRGGLAYETLAARLDHPVYPTARGRSGLGENQLRDHAPEFHPSFALQWLALPRESVTVAGPLPDGWPTPSALGLADLDHTHVALPVHPLTVGEPLDAALRETGLADRAVLADWAYLDVVPTLSMRTVAPVAAPSLHLKLPLATATLGLRNKRSIKPGTLVDGAAGQRLLQAVIDREPRFKDTVLHADETVYAHAGHELLAVLCRRYPAGLDDSVVVPLAALLAEAPGGGLVVDHLADRFHGGDVTALLDAVLTLLFDWQTTLFGYGIALESHQQNISLVFGPEPGDLRLLLKDNDGPRVNTARLVAGLGEGGGTWGFDDARTFGPDDRAVADVFTTITLHLCAGAYAFGLARHGRAPLPSLLDLVRTRLTEAVDRLGGDAAAVLRRRVLHAPELPVKAMVTAGTLLSKERSGAADINKHYTTGPNYLLPGGGSA; this is encoded by the coding sequence GTGACCGCCGTCGCCACAGCCGTGGCACCCGAGACCACGGACACCGCCGAAGCAGAACTCCTCACCCGGGTGCTCGGCGCCCTGCTCCGTGAGGACGTCGTCGGCCTCCGCAGCCGCAGCACGCTCGTCGAACGCCCGGACGGCCCCTGGCTGTGCCTGCCCGTCGACGGTGACGACGCCCTGCTGCTGCCCGTCACCGAGGACGGCTTCCAGTCCGCGTACGCCGCCCGACTGCCGCTGCTGCTACGGGAGTCGGACGGCACGCACCTCACGACCTGCGACACCGTCCTCGCCGAGCTGCGTGCCCTGGCCGACCCCGTCGACCGCGACGGCTTCGACGCCTTCACCGAGGAGTGCCGCCAGACCCTCGCGACGATGCGGCTGCACGACGCGACGGGGCGGGACGTGGCGGACGGACTCATCGCGCTCTACGGCCCCGACCTCGCCGACTGGACGGGCCTGCGCGGCGGCCTGGCGTACGAGACCCTCGCCGCGCGCCTCGACCACCCGGTCTACCCGACCGCGCGCGGCCGCTCGGGTCTCGGGGAGAACCAACTACGGGACCACGCCCCCGAGTTCCACCCGAGCTTCGCACTCCAGTGGCTCGCCCTGCCCCGCGAGTCGGTCACCGTCGCCGGACCCCTGCCGGACGGCTGGCCGACCCCCTCCGCCCTCGGCCTCGCGGACCTCGACCACACCCATGTCGCCCTGCCCGTCCACCCGTTGACCGTCGGTGAGCCGCTCGACGCGGCACTCCGGGAGACCGGACTCGCGGACCGCGCCGTCCTCGCCGACTGGGCGTACCTCGATGTCGTCCCCACCCTCTCGATGCGTACGGTCGCCCCCGTCGCCGCCCCCTCGCTGCACCTCAAACTGCCCCTGGCGACAGCCACGCTGGGCCTGCGCAACAAGCGCTCCATCAAACCCGGCACCCTCGTCGACGGCGCCGCCGGACAGCGGCTGCTGCAAGCGGTGATCGACCGCGAGCCACGCTTCAAGGACACCGTCCTGCACGCCGACGAGACCGTGTACGCCCACGCCGGACACGAACTGCTCGCCGTGCTCTGCCGCCGTTACCCGGCCGGCCTCGACGACTCGGTCGTCGTCCCCCTGGCCGCCCTCCTCGCCGAGGCCCCCGGCGGCGGACTGGTCGTCGACCACCTCGCCGACCGCTTCCACGGCGGCGACGTGACCGCCCTGCTGGACGCGGTGCTCACCCTGCTGTTCGACTGGCAGACCACGCTCTTCGGCTACGGCATAGCGCTGGAGTCGCACCAGCAGAACATCTCCCTGGTCTTCGGCCCCGAACCCGGCGACCTGCGCCTGCTGCTGAAGGACAACGACGGGCCGCGCGTCAACACCGCCCGCCTGGTGGCCGGACTCGGCGAAGGTGGGGGGACCTGGGGCTTCGACGACGCACGGACCTTCGGCCCCGACGACCGCGCCGTGGCCGACGTGTTCACCACCATCACCCTTCATCTGTGCGCCGGCGCCTACGCGTTCGGCCTCGCCCGACACGGCCGCGCCCCCCTCCCGTCGCTGCTGGACCTCGTACGGACCCGGCTCACCGAGGCCGTCGACCGGCTCGGCGGCGACGCGGCGGCCGTACTGCGCCGACGGGTGCTGCACGCGCCCGAACTGCCGGTGAAGGCGATGGTGACCGCCGGGACCCTGCTCAGCAAGGAGCGCTCGGGCGCCGCCGACATCAACAAGCACTACACCACCGGACCCAACTACCTGCTTCCGGGCGGTGGTTCGGCATGA
- a CDS encoding ABC transporter ATP-binding protein, with the protein MPPTNQLSTQGLDLRYGERLVVGGLDLTLPGGAVTAIVGPNACGKSTLLRGLSRLLAPTAGSVTLDGADIHRMSARALALRMGLLPQQPVTPEAITVEALVRLGRYPHQRLLSPWSAADQRAVDEALERTGTAALRDQPVDRLSGGQRQRAWIALALAQDTELLLLDEPTTFLDLRHQLDVLDLVAALHAEAGRTVVMVLHDLGQAARYADHMVVLKDGRLAAAGAPGEVLDADLVRSVFDVECRVIPDPETGTPLVVPKGSAARHITASA; encoded by the coding sequence ATGCCTCCCACCAACCAGCTCTCCACCCAGGGGCTCGACCTGCGCTACGGCGAGCGCCTCGTGGTCGGCGGGCTCGACCTGACGCTCCCCGGCGGTGCCGTCACAGCCATCGTCGGCCCCAACGCCTGTGGGAAATCGACCCTGTTGAGGGGCCTGAGCCGACTGCTCGCGCCCACCGCCGGCTCAGTCACCCTCGACGGTGCCGACATCCACCGCATGTCCGCCCGGGCGCTGGCACTCCGGATGGGCCTGCTGCCGCAGCAGCCGGTCACCCCGGAGGCGATCACCGTCGAGGCGCTCGTACGACTCGGCCGGTATCCCCACCAGCGGCTGCTGAGCCCCTGGTCGGCCGCCGACCAGCGGGCGGTGGACGAGGCGCTGGAGCGGACCGGCACGGCGGCGCTGCGGGACCAGCCGGTCGACCGGCTCTCCGGCGGCCAGCGCCAACGCGCCTGGATAGCCCTGGCGTTGGCGCAGGACACCGAGTTGCTCCTGCTCGACGAACCGACCACCTTCCTCGATCTGCGGCACCAGCTCGACGTCCTCGACCTGGTCGCCGCCCTGCACGCCGAGGCCGGCCGCACCGTGGTGATGGTGCTGCACGACCTCGGACAGGCCGCCCGTTACGCCGACCACATGGTCGTGCTCAAGGACGGTCGCCTCGCCGCCGCCGGCGCGCCGGGCGAGGTCCTCGACGCGGACCTCGTCAGATCCGTGTTCGACGTGGAATGCCGGGTCATCCCCGACCCGGAGACCGGCACACCGCTGGTCGTCCCGAAAGGCAGCGCGGCACGGCACATCACCGCGTCCGCCTGA
- a CDS encoding ATP-grasp domain-containing protein gives MRLYLLALNPTDSVTEGFLPAAARLGLDVTVLTDQPDAHRSTYTRYPDIEILECDVRDFRAVVTRISTHDRPDAVFTNSDHLQTQAALAAQYFGLPGKDWRATLRTKDKGEMRRHLSAAGADTVWSAEITDPADLTGPVVRDAPYPCVVKPREGVASEDVVLVDTPGDLVARGKDILARRPGVTLVVEEYLPGELYTLETLGDGRVRHVLGGFHTELSPPPYFIEERLTFVPAHPEPVVAQILAQLDALGVGFGACHTEFVVHEGRARIIEVNYRAIGDQCDLLLAQLLDLPLFENILRTHLGEALPADLEFRRDGAARLEYPCADRAGTLVAAPAATELTVDGVHLTYRPLRPVGERHELYQTNRDYLGVLRATGTGQETVDRVVADFLAAQRWEIQP, from the coding sequence ATGCGCCTGTACCTGCTCGCCCTGAACCCCACCGACTCCGTCACCGAGGGCTTCCTGCCCGCCGCCGCCCGGCTCGGCCTCGACGTCACCGTCCTCACCGACCAGCCCGACGCCCACCGCAGCACGTACACGCGGTACCCGGACATCGAGATCCTGGAGTGCGACGTACGCGACTTCCGCGCCGTCGTCACCCGGATCTCCACCCACGACCGCCCCGACGCGGTCTTCACCAACAGCGACCACCTCCAGACCCAGGCCGCCCTCGCCGCCCAGTACTTCGGACTTCCCGGCAAGGACTGGCGGGCCACCCTGCGCACCAAGGACAAGGGCGAGATGCGCCGCCATCTGTCCGCCGCCGGCGCCGACACCGTCTGGTCCGCCGAGATCACCGACCCGGCCGACCTCACCGGCCCGGTCGTCCGCGACGCGCCCTACCCCTGTGTCGTCAAGCCCCGCGAGGGCGTGGCCAGTGAGGACGTCGTGCTGGTCGACACCCCCGGGGACCTCGTGGCGCGCGGCAAGGACATCCTGGCCCGCCGCCCCGGCGTCACCCTGGTCGTCGAGGAGTACCTGCCGGGCGAGCTGTACACCCTGGAGACCCTCGGCGACGGACGCGTTCGGCACGTCCTCGGCGGCTTCCACACCGAACTGTCCCCGCCGCCCTACTTCATCGAGGAGCGGCTGACCTTCGTGCCGGCCCACCCCGAGCCGGTCGTCGCCCAGATCCTCGCCCAACTCGACGCGCTGGGCGTCGGCTTCGGCGCCTGCCACACCGAGTTCGTCGTGCACGAAGGCCGGGCCCGCATCATCGAGGTCAACTACCGCGCCATCGGCGACCAGTGCGATCTGCTGCTCGCCCAGCTCCTCGACCTCCCGCTCTTCGAGAACATCCTGCGCACCCACCTCGGCGAGGCACTCCCCGCGGACCTGGAGTTCCGGCGCGACGGCGCGGCCCGCCTGGAGTACCCGTGCGCCGACCGCGCCGGAACGCTCGTCGCGGCCCCCGCGGCCACCGAACTCACCGTGGACGGCGTGCACCTGACGTACCGTCCGCTGCGCCCCGTCGGCGAACGCCACGAGCTGTACCAGACCAACCGCGACTACCTGGGCGTACTCCGCGCGACCGGCACCGGCCAGGAGACCGTGGACCGGGTGGTCGCCGACTTCCTCGCCGCCCAGCGCTGGGAGATCCAGCCGTGA
- a CDS encoding FecCD family ABC transporter permease — MTERAAPSGVPLRAFRHLPLLLGGIAALALCAALSLALGARSVPLSTVLDALSGHGQGRDALAVTGLRVPRTVIGLAVGAALGAAGAVAQGITRNPLASPHTLGINAGAGFAVVVAIFALRLTDPVEYVWFAFAGAAAAAVFVQALAQRAGDIDPVRLAVGGTVLHLVLLSWTSAVMLASQRTLDEARFWLAGSIAGRPLDTLWPVLPTLVLGLLLALAVTPALNALALGDDAAQALGVPVARVRLVGGIAVVLLAGSAVAVAGPVAFIGLAAPHLVRPLLGGDHRLLVPGCLIAGPLLLLTADVLGRLVIRPAELEVGIVTAFLGAPLLALLARKVAR; from the coding sequence GTGACCGAACGGGCCGCGCCGTCCGGCGTACCCCTGCGTGCCTTCCGGCACCTGCCCCTGCTCCTCGGCGGCATCGCCGCACTGGCGCTGTGTGCCGCGCTGAGCCTCGCCCTCGGTGCCCGCTCCGTACCACTGTCCACCGTGCTCGACGCGCTGTCGGGTCACGGACAGGGGCGTGACGCGCTGGCGGTGACGGGGCTTCGGGTGCCGCGCACGGTCATCGGCCTCGCGGTCGGTGCGGCGCTCGGGGCCGCGGGAGCCGTGGCCCAGGGCATCACCCGCAACCCGCTCGCCTCACCGCACACCCTCGGGATCAACGCGGGTGCCGGTTTCGCGGTCGTCGTCGCCATCTTCGCCCTCCGGCTCACCGACCCGGTCGAGTACGTGTGGTTCGCCTTCGCCGGAGCCGCCGCTGCCGCCGTCTTCGTCCAGGCGCTGGCGCAACGGGCCGGAGACATCGACCCGGTTCGGCTCGCCGTCGGCGGCACGGTCCTCCATCTCGTCCTGCTGTCCTGGACGTCGGCGGTGATGCTGGCCAGCCAGCGCACCCTCGACGAGGCACGCTTCTGGCTGGCCGGATCCATCGCCGGACGCCCACTCGACACACTGTGGCCGGTACTGCCGACCCTGGTCCTCGGTCTGCTGCTCGCGCTGGCCGTGACGCCGGCACTCAACGCCCTGGCCCTCGGCGACGATGCGGCCCAGGCACTCGGTGTCCCGGTCGCCCGTGTCCGGCTGGTCGGCGGCATCGCGGTCGTCCTGCTCGCCGGTTCCGCGGTGGCCGTGGCCGGCCCCGTCGCCTTCATCGGACTCGCCGCCCCCCACCTCGTACGCCCGCTCCTCGGCGGCGACCACCGACTGCTCGTCCCCGGCTGCCTGATCGCCGGCCCCCTGCTCCTGCTCACCGCCGACGTCCTCGGCCGCCTCGTCATCCGCCCGGCGGAACTCGAAGTCGGCATCGTCACCGCCTTCCTGGGCGCCCCGCTGCTGGCCCTGCTCGCCCGGAAGGTCGCCCGATGA
- a CDS encoding iron ABC transporter permease encodes MTLTYKAVVRRDARRTPGRGRLLAYGTTGLLVLLVLLTVSVSTGEMGMPASVALRALAGLGDPGDVLVVQEFRAPRAVAAIVAGAGLGAAGCVLQRLFRNPLASPDVMGVTGGASFGAVALLAAGASQLLIPVGALAGGLLAALLLGVFAWRSGLAVTRLVLTGLAVQAGLAAAVNLMIVRFPAELAGSAFQWTTGSVYGRTWTEVWGAAAAVLLALAAALVTNRRLAVLDLGDDSAGALGLNTSAARLQLLLIAVALASLAAALAGPVTFVALAVPHIVRFLTGPPAATTLALAALTGAVLLLGADLVVQHLLPIEGLPVGAATATLGAPWLLVLMLRQSKPVRGSGA; translated from the coding sequence ATGACGCTGACGTACAAGGCGGTCGTACGACGGGACGCGCGCCGCACGCCCGGCCGCGGCCGCCTCCTCGCCTACGGCACGACCGGCCTCCTCGTCCTGCTGGTCCTGCTCACGGTCTCCGTCTCCACCGGGGAGATGGGCATGCCCGCGTCCGTCGCGCTCCGCGCGCTGGCCGGGCTCGGCGATCCGGGAGATGTGCTGGTGGTGCAGGAGTTCCGTGCGCCGCGTGCCGTCGCCGCCATCGTCGCCGGGGCTGGTCTCGGCGCGGCGGGCTGCGTCCTGCAGCGGCTCTTCCGCAACCCCCTGGCGTCCCCGGACGTGATGGGCGTGACCGGCGGGGCCTCGTTCGGCGCGGTCGCGCTGCTGGCGGCCGGCGCCTCCCAACTGCTCATCCCTGTCGGCGCGTTGGCGGGCGGTCTGCTGGCCGCCCTGCTGCTCGGCGTGTTCGCCTGGCGCTCCGGGCTCGCCGTCACCCGGCTCGTCCTCACCGGCCTCGCCGTCCAGGCGGGCCTCGCCGCCGCGGTGAACCTGATGATCGTGCGCTTCCCGGCCGAGCTCGCCGGCTCGGCGTTCCAGTGGACGACTGGGTCCGTGTACGGGCGGACCTGGACCGAGGTGTGGGGCGCGGCCGCGGCCGTGCTGCTCGCCCTCGCCGCCGCCCTGGTCACCAACCGCCGCCTGGCCGTGCTCGACCTGGGCGACGACTCGGCGGGCGCCCTCGGCCTCAACACTTCCGCCGCCCGCCTCCAACTCCTCCTCATCGCTGTCGCGTTGGCCTCGCTGGCGGCCGCCCTCGCCGGTCCCGTCACCTTCGTCGCCCTCGCCGTACCGCACATCGTCCGCTTCCTCACCGGCCCGCCCGCCGCCACGACCCTCGCCCTGGCCGCCCTCACCGGAGCCGTCCTGCTGCTCGGCGCCGACCTGGTCGTCCAGCACCTGCTGCCGATCGAGGGCCTCCCGGTCGGCGCCGCCACCGCCACCCTCGGCGCGCCCTGGCTGCTGGTCCTGATGCTCCGGCAGAGCAAGCCGGTGCGGGGGAGTGGCGCATGA
- a CDS encoding ABC transporter substrate-binding protein, with product MLKRSPLRGIGRPVAALLAVVLGTGVLAACGNGDSTKTTDTTQAGADSAAFPRTLKTVMGDVKIPSQPKKVVVLDTGELDDVTLLGIDPVGAVAPHFKTEGGFPAYLEADLKNTTDVGPLLEPNLEKIASLKPDLILSSKVRHEKVYDKLSAIAPTVFTETTGGVWKENLKVHAEALGLEDEAEAKLKAYETQAKALGEAIEKKDGAMPTVSVVRFVAGPTRLYASNSYSGVVLNDIGFQRPKSQVSDDPAVTMKDVSPEEIDQADADLIFVTTADTPDKTQQKQVTSNPVWKDLPAVKDDKVFEVADETWMSGIGVQAAEEMLADVAKATGVELPKQ from the coding sequence ATGCTCAAGCGATCTCCCCTGCGCGGAATCGGCCGGCCCGTCGCCGCGCTGCTCGCCGTCGTGCTCGGTACGGGCGTCCTGGCCGCCTGCGGCAACGGCGACTCCACCAAGACGACCGACACCACCCAGGCCGGCGCCGACAGCGCCGCCTTCCCGCGCACCCTCAAGACGGTGATGGGCGACGTCAAGATCCCGTCCCAGCCGAAGAAGGTCGTCGTCCTCGACACCGGCGAACTGGACGACGTCACCCTGCTCGGCATCGACCCGGTCGGCGCCGTCGCCCCGCACTTCAAGACCGAGGGCGGCTTCCCGGCGTATCTGGAGGCCGACCTCAAGAACACCACGGACGTCGGCCCGCTCCTGGAGCCGAACCTGGAGAAGATCGCCTCCCTCAAGCCCGACCTGATCCTGTCCTCCAAGGTCCGCCACGAGAAGGTCTACGACAAGCTCAGCGCCATCGCCCCGACCGTCTTCACCGAGACCACCGGCGGTGTGTGGAAGGAGAACCTCAAGGTCCACGCCGAGGCCCTGGGCCTGGAGGACGAGGCCGAGGCCAAGCTGAAGGCGTACGAGACGCAGGCCAAGGCGCTCGGTGAGGCCATCGAGAAGAAGGACGGCGCCATGCCGACCGTCTCCGTGGTCCGCTTCGTCGCCGGCCCGACCCGTCTGTACGCCTCCAACTCCTACAGCGGTGTCGTCCTGAACGACATCGGCTTCCAGCGCCCGAAGTCGCAGGTGTCCGACGATCCGGCCGTGACCATGAAGGACGTCAGCCCCGAGGAGATCGACCAGGCCGACGCCGACCTGATCTTCGTCACCACCGCCGACACCCCGGACAAGACCCAGCAGAAGCAGGTCACCTCCAACCCGGTCTGGAAGGACCTGCCCGCCGTCAAGGATGACAAGGTCTTCGAGGTCGCGGACGAGACCTGGATGTCCGGCATCGGCGTCCAGGCGGCCGAGGAGATGCTCGCCGACGTGGCCAAGGCCACCGGCGTCGAACTGCCCAAGCAGTAA